A window of the Streptomyces griseochromogenes genome harbors these coding sequences:
- a CDS encoding type II toxin-antitoxin system Phd/YefM family antitoxin, with translation MSITASEARKALFPLIKKVNDDHEAIEIVSKHGNAVLVSAEDYAALREGSYLLRSPVNARRLLKAYENALSNVNVSERELIDPDAADPAAGDA, from the coding sequence ATGTCGATAACTGCGAGCGAAGCCCGCAAGGCTCTCTTTCCGCTGATCAAGAAGGTCAACGACGACCACGAGGCCATCGAGATCGTCTCCAAGCATGGCAACGCCGTGCTTGTCTCGGCCGAGGACTACGCGGCGCTGCGCGAGGGCTCGTACCTGCTGCGCTCGCCTGTGAACGCACGGCGACTGCTCAAGGCGTACGAGAATGCCCTGAGCAACGTCAACGTGTCGGAGCGCGAGCTGATCGATCCAGATGCGGCGGATCCTGCTGCGGGTGACGCGTGA
- a CDS encoding Txe/YoeB family addiction module toxin, translated as MRLVFEDQGWEDYTSWLKNDRKMLARINKLIEDVKRDPFTGIGKPEPLKYHLPGAWSRRIDDEHRLVYLVTDKEIVILAARYHY; from the coding sequence GTGAGGCTTGTCTTCGAGGATCAGGGCTGGGAGGACTACACGTCCTGGCTCAAGAACGACCGCAAGATGCTCGCTCGGATCAACAAACTCATCGAGGACGTCAAGCGTGACCCCTTCACGGGGATCGGCAAGCCCGAGCCGTTGAAGTACCACTTGCCCGGGGCGTGGTCGAGACGGATCGACGATGAGCACCGCCTTGTGTACCTGGTCACGGACAAGGAGATCGTGATCCTCGCGGCTCGCTATCACTACTGA
- a CDS encoding DUF2075 domain-containing protein, translating into MLFRDSATAVAAECHSGALFFRLTEQFVHVHGHKPGPSEVRSWERSIPVLASALNDAGLGQVEVLLEYGLPLNSKRADAVLAGVHPKTGLPSYVIVELKQWSSAEPDDDDPSLCRIDSYARAVLNPVDQVRGYCEYLVSFNGALAKHPERVNGAAYLHNATEFGVSGLFEAEQDQYGQLFIGARRSEFIAYLRAKLAPESGASAADELVNGKIGPSKQLMAVAAQEVREREQFVLLDEQQIAYRTVLNAVRRARRSDHKEVVIVTGGPGTGKSVIALSLLGELYRQGTTALHATGSNSFTTTMRKVAGARKREVQDLFKYFNSFMTAERNSLDVLICDEAHRIRETSANRYTPASNRTGKAQIEELIDAARVPVFLLDEHQVVRPGEMGTVAEIKAAAAKKGLQCRVVPLDSQFRCGGSDAYLRWVVRLLGLEPGGPVEWEPDDKMHLTVADSPQELEAFLDNRRSQGYSARMSAGYCWKWTKKVPPGQALPADVVIGEWERPWNVFGDRSVGGAPPAALWATDPAGFGQVGCVYTAQGFEYDWSGVIIGPDLVWRGDRWVTDRSASKDPVFKKSTPDADVDRLIRNTYKVLLMRGMIGTVVYSTDAETREKLRELTGATASLAAV; encoded by the coding sequence TTGCTGTTCCGCGACTCTGCCACAGCGGTCGCCGCCGAGTGCCACTCCGGTGCCCTGTTCTTCCGCTTGACGGAGCAGTTCGTGCACGTGCACGGCCACAAGCCCGGTCCGTCCGAAGTCCGCTCGTGGGAGCGGAGCATCCCCGTGCTCGCGAGCGCGCTCAACGATGCCGGTCTCGGGCAGGTGGAGGTGCTCCTGGAGTACGGACTGCCGCTGAACAGCAAGCGGGCCGATGCCGTGCTGGCCGGTGTGCACCCCAAGACCGGGCTGCCGTCTTACGTCATCGTGGAGCTGAAGCAGTGGAGCAGCGCGGAGCCGGACGACGACGATCCGTCGCTGTGCCGCATCGACTCGTACGCTCGGGCGGTACTGAATCCAGTCGACCAGGTACGCGGCTACTGCGAGTACCTCGTCTCCTTCAACGGAGCCCTGGCCAAGCACCCGGAACGCGTCAACGGCGCCGCATACCTGCACAACGCCACCGAGTTCGGCGTCAGCGGGCTTTTCGAGGCGGAGCAAGACCAGTACGGCCAGCTCTTCATCGGTGCGCGACGCAGCGAGTTCATCGCCTACCTGCGTGCGAAGCTGGCGCCGGAGTCAGGCGCTTCGGCCGCGGACGAGCTCGTCAACGGGAAGATCGGGCCATCCAAGCAACTCATGGCGGTGGCCGCCCAAGAGGTCCGTGAACGCGAGCAGTTCGTCCTGCTGGACGAGCAGCAGATCGCGTACCGCACTGTCCTGAACGCCGTCCGCCGCGCCAGGCGATCCGACCACAAGGAGGTCGTGATCGTCACCGGCGGGCCCGGCACCGGCAAGAGCGTCATCGCCTTGTCGCTCCTCGGCGAGCTGTACCGGCAGGGCACCACCGCGCTGCACGCGACGGGCTCCAACTCGTTCACGACGACCATGAGGAAGGTCGCTGGGGCCCGGAAGCGTGAGGTGCAGGACCTCTTCAAATACTTCAACAGCTTCATGACCGCCGAGCGCAACAGCCTCGATGTCCTGATCTGCGACGAGGCCCATCGCATCCGGGAGACATCCGCCAACCGCTACACACCGGCGTCGAACCGCACCGGCAAAGCCCAGATCGAGGAACTCATCGACGCGGCACGCGTCCCGGTCTTCCTACTCGACGAGCATCAGGTCGTTCGGCCCGGCGAAATGGGCACGGTCGCGGAGATCAAGGCAGCCGCCGCGAAGAAGGGGCTCCAATGTCGGGTGGTGCCGCTGGACAGCCAGTTCCGGTGCGGTGGCAGCGATGCATATCTGCGCTGGGTGGTACGGCTGTTGGGCCTTGAGCCAGGCGGCCCGGTGGAATGGGAACCCGACGACAAGATGCACCTCACGGTCGCGGACAGCCCTCAGGAGTTGGAGGCGTTCCTCGACAACCGCCGCTCGCAGGGGTACAGCGCGCGTATGTCCGCAGGCTACTGCTGGAAGTGGACGAAGAAGGTGCCACCCGGGCAGGCACTGCCCGCGGACGTCGTCATCGGGGAGTGGGAACGGCCCTGGAACGTCTTCGGTGATCGGTCCGTCGGGGGCGCGCCTCCGGCCGCGCTGTGGGCAACCGATCCGGCCGGTTTCGGGCAAGTGGGCTGCGTGTACACCGCGCAGGGCTTCGAGTACGACTGGAGTGGCGTCATCATAGGCCCCGACCTGGTGTGGCGCGGCGACCGCTGGGTCACCGATCGTTCAGCGTCCAAGGATCCGGTCTTCAAGAAGTCCACCCCGGACGCCGATGTGGACCGGCTGATCCGCAACACGTACAAGGTGCTGCTGATGCGGGGAATGATCGGCACGGTGGTGTACTCAACCGATGCCGAGACACGCGAAAAGCTGCGGGAGCTGACCGGCGCGACCGCAAGCCTCGCTGCCGTGTGA
- a CDS encoding DUF2075 domain-containing protein — protein sequence MLLQLSAAELGRLIVARAGSAHLPLTEQLIHEHSRIKGGPAGQGDIASWNNSVPVVVKALLDCGLDEVEVQVEVDLPHTNSAVDLVLCGRHPGTGTDSYLAVELKQVRHATVDPLCPIAVDLGFGDGKNKLHPVRQIQRYCEYMLRYLPHLRENEDQLMGVALLHNARDADVEALFGMPETDHGFLYTLDDLDRFRRVLTSRFTAASGKRAASALEQARQDPLLKVTDVARQRSVVGGGLTLLDEQYVAVDRITRHLEKTTHFTGFDVGLFYDAEAAHSPAPDPGVKRVYILRGGPGSGKSAVALELQRALGLKGREAVLASGSHAYTETLREIMLSTARRGQTADKRRAANRLYRYFNSFSESPPDSIDVLICDEAHRMRRSSTYRWMPKILRDDDRPQATEVIRAAKVPIFLLDDHQSIRPDEVGTARYLKELAEDMGCDVEVTDLEGTFRAGGSKRYQHWVQQLLGLDASDPVAWRPDGRMTLTVADSPEQMERFIRERHLEGATARITAGFCWPWSNPDGEQLVDDVHIGDWRRPWNVKPEHSVPNAPRSDLWSTDRRGVDQIGCVYTAQTFEYDWNGVIIGPDLLFREGKFKVDRSASCDPAFRDPIDDTIVTRCVLNAYHVLLTRGVVGTVVYAVDPATHNELRRLITGAIGMQHYDGAQPKLTAEGSQLPPAHRRRHR from the coding sequence GTGCTCCTGCAACTGTCCGCAGCCGAGCTCGGCCGACTCATCGTGGCCCGAGCCGGATCTGCGCACCTTCCGCTCACCGAGCAACTGATTCACGAGCATTCCCGGATCAAGGGAGGACCGGCCGGCCAGGGAGACATCGCTTCCTGGAACAACAGCGTCCCCGTAGTGGTCAAAGCTCTGCTGGACTGCGGCCTCGACGAAGTCGAGGTGCAGGTCGAGGTCGACCTGCCGCACACCAACTCCGCCGTCGACCTGGTGCTGTGCGGCCGACACCCCGGCACGGGGACGGATTCATACCTTGCGGTTGAGCTGAAGCAGGTACGGCACGCCACGGTGGACCCTCTGTGCCCCATCGCCGTCGATCTCGGGTTCGGCGACGGGAAGAACAAGCTGCATCCGGTGCGGCAGATCCAGCGCTACTGCGAGTACATGCTGCGCTACCTACCCCATCTTCGTGAGAACGAGGACCAGTTGATGGGTGTGGCACTGCTCCACAACGCACGTGACGCGGACGTGGAGGCGCTGTTCGGTATGCCCGAGACCGACCACGGCTTCCTCTACACGCTCGATGATCTGGATCGCTTCCGACGAGTACTTACTTCGAGATTCACAGCCGCGTCCGGGAAACGGGCGGCATCCGCACTGGAGCAGGCCCGCCAGGACCCGTTGCTCAAGGTCACCGATGTGGCCCGTCAGCGCTCTGTCGTCGGTGGCGGTCTTACACTCCTCGACGAGCAGTACGTCGCGGTCGACCGGATCACCCGGCACCTGGAGAAGACCACCCACTTCACCGGTTTCGACGTCGGGTTGTTCTACGACGCCGAAGCCGCCCACAGCCCGGCTCCCGATCCGGGCGTCAAGCGCGTCTACATCCTGCGGGGCGGCCCTGGCAGCGGCAAGAGCGCAGTGGCCCTCGAGTTGCAGCGTGCCCTCGGACTCAAGGGCCGCGAAGCCGTGCTGGCAAGCGGCTCTCACGCCTACACGGAGACTCTGCGCGAGATCATGCTCAGCACGGCCCGCCGAGGGCAGACAGCGGACAAGCGCCGCGCAGCCAACAGGCTGTACCGCTATTTCAACAGCTTCAGCGAGAGCCCACCGGACAGCATCGACGTCCTCATCTGCGACGAGGCGCACCGCATGCGACGCAGCTCGACATACCGTTGGATGCCGAAGATTCTGCGAGACGACGACCGGCCGCAGGCAACCGAGGTGATAAGAGCCGCGAAAGTGCCGATCTTCCTGCTCGACGATCACCAGTCGATCCGCCCGGACGAGGTGGGCACTGCCAGGTATCTCAAAGAGCTCGCCGAGGACATGGGCTGCGATGTCGAAGTGACCGATCTGGAGGGCACGTTCCGAGCGGGCGGCAGCAAGCGGTACCAGCACTGGGTCCAACAACTGCTGGGCCTTGACGCCTCCGATCCGGTGGCCTGGCGACCGGACGGGAGGATGACGCTGACGGTCGCCGACTCCCCCGAGCAGATGGAGCGGTTCATCCGGGAACGCCATTTGGAAGGGGCCACGGCCCGTATCACCGCGGGCTTCTGCTGGCCGTGGAGCAACCCGGACGGAGAACAGCTTGTCGACGACGTACACATCGGGGACTGGCGCCGGCCTTGGAACGTGAAGCCGGAGCACAGTGTCCCGAACGCACCACGGTCGGACCTGTGGTCGACCGATCGCCGTGGTGTCGACCAGATCGGCTGCGTCTATACAGCACAGACCTTCGAGTACGACTGGAACGGCGTCATCATCGGACCCGATCTGCTCTTCCGTGAGGGGAAGTTCAAGGTGGACCGGAGTGCTTCCTGCGATCCCGCCTTCCGGGATCCAATCGACGACACGATCGTCACCCGGTGCGTCCTCAACGCCTACCACGTGCTCCTCACCCGCGGCGTGGTCGGCACCGTGGTCTACGCGGTCGACCCGGCGACACACAACGAACTGCGCCGGCTCATCACGGGCGCCATCGGCATGCAGCACTACGACGGCGCCCAGCCGAAGCTCACCGCTGAAGGATCACAGCTGCCACCTGCCCACCGCAGACGGCACAGGTAA
- a CDS encoding DUF6408 family protein, translated as MVAVEYMPKRRTWVRDVLVGIAASLGSNLTWALAQVVVHRLG; from the coding sequence GTGGTTGCCGTCGAGTACATGCCCAAGCGCCGCACCTGGGTCCGTGATGTCCTGGTTGGCATCGCGGCGAGCCTCGGCTCGAACCTGACGTGGGCTCTGGCGCAGGTCGTGGTGCACCGCCTCGGCTGA